Proteins co-encoded in one Chroicocephalus ridibundus chromosome 6, bChrRid1.1, whole genome shotgun sequence genomic window:
- the SYNPO2L gene encoding synaptopodin 2-like protein: MGAEEEMLITLSGGAPWGFRLQGGSEQKRPLQVSKIRKRSKACRGGLWENDVLISINGKSCAGLSHATAMQIIDSSNGMLNIRVKRIVGGDQTGPRLQRSPSPGQRVLSPPSPLSPPAQLLSSESSGAPATAQPSQPRRSQRHLESLTSPPDSEAYYGETDSDADNAAQEKHRRARKKSPRSPPDSTNSKADVPQDEVSLSEQSGYESMPEAAAQGVAEVAASGGVAKREISCLPGSRTDTPFSESEGQLRPPSTEGREPSPEAMLLPHATKAIRAERHLIPMVGPVEHPIDEDLTTTYTEKAKQAKLHRHESIQEKNVKEAKTKCRTIASLLTDAPNPHSKGVLMFKKRRQRAKKYTLVSFGSVDEDRSYEEEDGIFPTSESEFDEEGFSDARSLTNHLDWDNTYLDIEKAKSDSEQKEEKQKGLSEASGKGARLFEQQRERAGKYTVEKVPAQKSPQLPSVAQPQQGTVNGDMPVPQKVDSMPLSIQLEGVQVPSKQPATLPTQLLAPPSPTFFPPPPSTPDPFSASTTSMFNRSARPFTPGFSGQRPATSSVIFRPSAPKKPSESLGGQSTVVPPFSPLAPGTPANAPVPMHRGPVSSSTTLYIPAPGRPTPPLESQPREGGNAPETKPSANTARTSTTSIFLSAPSKPGGEVASAASQPRVPGTASSSLYISPAPSQHTISSSPAPKQPSPAISPAMPRPPSEPLTSREQRIATPAPRTGILQEARRRGNKKPMFSKIEEKKKNSPNPELLSLVQNLDEKPKGDHPGAGFESGPEEDFLSLGAEACNFMQSSGRKFKTPPPVAPKPQQDAGLVNGAQDMPQLKGKGAELFAKRQSRMDKFVVETTPRPESKPRTPSPSPSLPSSWKYSPNIRAPPPIAYNPMHSPFYPLAASKSQASKAESKVKKAPGQKSGIKVIDLMRHQPYQLKSAMFCFGDPPSPSIQDSPGQPAPQASSSFMAAKQVPVKTAKTQEIRRFSTPAPMPASSSLTPTVLVPRSATTLDEPVWRTEMASSAPTTPAPFQAELSQSPKPYLSSPEPSQVAQGPSPNPASATRFQVARPKFSAARTGMQANVWRPSFGHH; this comes from the exons ATGGGAGCTGAAGAAGAAATGCTCATCACTCTGTCTGGAGGTGCCCCCTGGGGCTTTCGGCTGCAAGGGGGTTCAGAGCAGAAAAGACCCCTTCAAGTGTCAAAG ATCCGAAAGAGAAGCAAAGCATGCCGCGGAGGCCTGTGGGAAAATGATGTGCTGATATCTATCAACGGGAAGTCATGTGCTGGCCTCTCCCATGCTACTGCCATGCAGATCATCGACTCCTCCAATGGCATGCTCAACATCCGTGTGAAAAG gATAGTTGGTGGGGACCAGACCGGCCCACGGCTTCAGCGCTCCCCTTCTCCAGGGCAGCGAGTGCTCTCCCCACCATCCCCGCTCAGTCCCCCGGCGCAGCTACTCAGCTCTGAATCATCAGGAGCCCCGGCCACTGCACAGCCCTCGCAGCCACGGAGGTCACAGAGGCACCTGGAGAGCCTCACCTCCCCGCCGGACAGTGAGGCCTACTATGGTGAGACAGACAGCGATGCTGACAACGCGGCCCAGGAGAAGCACCGCCGGGCTCGCAAGAAGAGCCCACGCTCCCCGCCTGACAGCACCAACAGCAAGGCAGATGTGCCTCAGGATGAGGTGTCCCTGTCCGAACAGAGCGGCTACGAGAGCATGCCCGAGGCTGCTGCACAGGGGGTGGCTGAGGTAGCCGCCTCCGGCGGGGTGGCCAAGAGGGAGATTAGCTGCCTGCCTGGCAGCCGCACAGACACTCCATTCTCAGAGAGCGAGGGACAGTTGCGGCCACCATCAACAGAAGGACGGGAGCCTTCTCCAGAGGCGATGCTCCTGCCACATGCCACCAAGGCTATCCGAGCGGAACGTCATCTCATCCCCATGGTGGGGCCAGTGGAGCACCCAATTGATGAAGACCTAACCACCACGTACACAGAGAAAGCCAAGCAGGCCA AGCTCCACCGCCACGAGAGCATCCAAGAGAAGAACGTGAAAGAAGCCAAAACCAAGTGCAGAACCATTGCATCCCTGCTGACAGACGCACCCAACCCCCACTCCAAGGGAGTGCTGATGTTCAAGAAGCGCAGGCAGAGGGCTAAGAAGTATACATTGGTAAGCTTTGGGAGTGTTGACGAAGACCGCTCCTACGAGGAGGAAGACGGAATTTTTCCAACTAGTGAGTCTGAATTTGATGAGGAAGGTTTCTCTGATGCCCGAAGCCTAACTAATCACTTGGACTGGGACAACACTTACCTGGACATTGAAAAGGCCAAGTCTGACtctgaacagaaggaagagaagcaaaaaggACTGAGTGAGGCCTCAGGTAAAGGAGCACGATTATTTGAGCAGCAGAGGGAACGGGCTGGGAAGTACACAGTCGAGAAAGTCCCGGCGCAGAAGAGCCCCCAGCTTCCCTCAGTTGCCCAGCCACAGCAGGGCACGGTGAACGGAGATATGCCTGTGCCACAGAAGGTGGACAGCATGCCCCTCAGCATCCAGCTGGAAGGCGTGCAAGTGCCCAGCAAGCAGCCAGCCACCCTCCCCACCCAGCTCTTGGCTCCCCCTAGCCCCActttcttcccacctcccccaAGCACTCCCGACCCCTTCTCTGCAAGCACAACGAGCATGTTCAACAGGTCTGCACGGCCCTTTACTCCTGGCTTTTCTGGACAACGCCCAGCAACATCCTCTGTCATCTTCAGGCCATCTGCACCCAAAAAACCTAGTGAAAGTCTGGGTGGGCAAAGCACGGTGGTTCCCCCTTTCTCACCTCTGGCTCCAGGAACACCTGCCAATGCACCAGTGCCAATGCACCGTGGTCCAGTCAGTTCCTCCACAACTCTCTATATTCCTGCACCAGGAAGACCAACACCACCACTGGAGTCACAGCCAAGAGAGGGAGGAAATGCTCCAGAGACTAAGCCTTCTGCCAACACTGCCCGGACATCCACCACCTCTATCTTTCTGTCAGCTCCCTCAAAGCCAGGAGGGGAGGTGGCCTCTGCAGCATCCCAGCCACGAGTCCCTGGAACAGCCTCTTCTTCATTGTATATTAGTCCAGCACCATCACAGCACACAATAAGCAGTTCCCCTGCACCAAAGCAGCCTTCTCCTGCCATCTCGCCAGCAATGCCACGACCTCCTTCTGAGCCCTTAACCTCCAGGGAGCAGAGGATTGCCACGCCGGCTCCCCGCACAGGCATCCTGCAGGAGGCTCGCCGGCGGGGCAACAAGAAACCCATGTTCAGTAAGAttgaggagaagaagaagaattcACCCAACCCTGAGCTCCTGTCTCTGGTGCAGAACCTGGATGAGAAGCCAAAAGGTGACCACCCCGGGGCAGGCTTCGAATCTGGGCCTGAGGAGGACTTCCTCAGCCTGGGTGCTGAGGCTTGCAACTTCATGCAGTCCTCTGGCCGCAAGTTCAAGACCCCACCTCCGGTGGCTCCTAAGCCTCAGCAAGATGCTGGACTGGTGAATGGGGCCCAGGACATGCCTCAGCTTAAAGGCAAAGGAGCAGAGCTCTTTGCCAAACGCCAGAGCCGCATGGACAAATTTGTGGTGGAGACAACACCAAGGCCAGAGTCCAAGCCCAGGACCCcgtctccttctccttctctacCCTCATCCTGGAAATATTCACCCAACATCCGGGCTCCCCCTCCAATAGCTTACAACCCAATGCATTCCCCTTTCTATCCACTGGCAGCCAGCAAATCTCAGGCTagcaaagcagagagcaaagTGAAAAAGGCACCTGGCCAGAAATCAGGGATCAAGGTCATTGATTTAATGCGCCACCAGCCCTATCAATTAAAGTCAGCCATGTTCTGTTTTGGGGATCCCCCAAGCCCCAGCATTCAGGATTCTCCTggccagccagccccacaggctAGCTCGTCCTTCATGGCAGCCAAGCAGGTCCCCGTGAAAACAGCCAAGACCCAGGAGATACGTCGCTTCTCCACTCCAGCTCCCATGCCAGCTTCAAGCAGCCTGACACCCACCGTGCTTGTGCCCCGCTCGGCCACCACCTTGGATGAGCCAGTGTGGAGAACAGAAATGGCCTCTTCTGCCCCCACTACACCAGCACCCTTccaggcagagctcagccagTCCCCTAAGCCATACTTGAGCTCCCCAGAGCCCAGTCAGGTGGCCCAGGGGCCTTCCCCAAACCCAGCCTCGGCCACTCGGTTTCAGGTGGCCAGGCCCAAATTCTCAGCAGCGAGAACAGGGATGCAGGCCAATGTGTGGAGGCCAAGCTTTGGCCACCACTGA